Proteins from a single region of Tumebacillus amylolyticus:
- the rpsU gene encoding 30S ribosomal protein S21, translated as MSEVKVRKNESLDSALRRFKRATAKDGILAEVKKRKHYEKPSVARKKKSEAARKKKKF; from the coding sequence ATGTCTGAAGTCAAGGTTCGTAAAAATGAATCTTTAGATAGCGCACTTCGTAGATTTAAGCGTGCAACCGCTAAGGATGGCATCCTCGCGGAAGTGAAAAAACGCAAACATTACGAAAAGCCCAGCGTAGCCCGCAAGAAAAAGTCCGAGGCTGCCCGCAAGAAGAAGAAATTCTAA
- a CDS encoding NfeD family protein translates to MMRAPSWRGFRVLLLLLFCWTTFFVLTPAKAEPAKSVFVIPVQNEIETGLAATLKHAFQEAKDSGAQVIVLDINTLGGRIDAAVEIADLIRSSNVPVIAYIRGHAISAGAYLAMNATHIAMAPGSTIGAAEVRNSDGEPVDPKVVAFWRSEMTAAAEFQGRDEKLAVGMVDRNTEIPGVKERGELVSLSAQQAVEHNLADGVFPTLQGALQNYGFGQASIQDFQPSVAEKIARFVTKPTVIPLLLILGLIGLGAELLLPGHFVPGLIGVACLGLYFFGSMVAGFAGWEAVILFVAGIILLVAEIFVVGFGILGTLGVLAVGTGVVMAAYDTTYGIKVMLVALALAAVVVAVLFKYFGHLGVWNRLIHTDVQEKAAGYTPNRNLRHMLYQVGRTVTPLRPAGTAVFNGQRFDVVSDGAFVPVGTDVQIVLIEGTRIVVKAKPKDGDANLVIPRLPEEQSDI, encoded by the coding sequence ATGATGAGAGCTCCCTCTTGGAGAGGGTTTCGGGTTCTCCTCCTCTTGCTGTTCTGTTGGACGACGTTTTTTGTGCTGACACCTGCAAAGGCAGAACCCGCGAAGTCGGTGTTCGTGATTCCGGTGCAGAACGAGATCGAAACCGGACTTGCGGCGACGCTGAAACATGCGTTCCAAGAAGCGAAAGACAGCGGGGCGCAAGTGATCGTGCTCGACATCAACACACTGGGCGGGCGCATCGACGCCGCCGTGGAGATCGCCGATCTTATCCGCTCGTCAAACGTACCGGTCATCGCCTACATTCGCGGGCATGCGATTTCGGCAGGCGCTTATCTCGCCATGAACGCCACGCACATCGCGATGGCACCCGGTTCCACGATTGGAGCCGCCGAAGTGCGCAACTCAGACGGTGAGCCTGTTGATCCGAAAGTGGTGGCGTTCTGGCGCTCGGAGATGACGGCTGCGGCGGAGTTTCAGGGCCGTGATGAAAAACTCGCCGTCGGCATGGTCGATCGCAACACCGAAATTCCGGGTGTGAAGGAGCGCGGCGAGTTGGTTTCGCTGTCGGCGCAACAGGCCGTCGAGCACAACCTTGCAGACGGGGTGTTCCCGACGTTGCAGGGGGCGCTTCAAAACTACGGATTTGGTCAAGCGTCCATCCAAGACTTCCAGCCGTCCGTCGCGGAGAAAATCGCCCGTTTCGTCACGAAGCCGACGGTCATCCCGCTTTTGTTGATTCTGGGTTTGATCGGACTCGGTGCCGAGTTGTTGTTGCCCGGTCACTTCGTACCGGGATTGATCGGTGTGGCGTGCTTGGGGTTGTATTTCTTCGGGAGTATGGTCGCCGGATTTGCCGGGTGGGAAGCGGTAATTCTGTTCGTTGCGGGGATCATCCTGCTCGTGGCCGAGATCTTCGTCGTCGGATTCGGCATCCTCGGAACGCTTGGCGTGCTGGCGGTCGGCACAGGGGTTGTCATGGCGGCGTACGACACGACGTATGGTATCAAAGTCATGTTGGTCGCACTGGCGCTCGCGGCCGTCGTGGTCGCCGTGCTGTTCAAGTATTTCGGGCATCTCGGCGTCTGGAACCGCTTGATTCACACCGACGTGCAGGAGAAAGCGGCCGGTTACACCCCGAACCGCAACCTTCGCCACATGCTCTACCAAGTCGGGCGCACCGTGACTCCGTTGCGTCCGGCGGGCACCGCCGTTTTTAACGGGCAGCGATTTGACGTGGTCAGCGACGGGGCTTTTGTGCCGGTCGGGACCGACGTGCAGATCGTGTTGATTGAAGGCACGAGAATCGTCGTCAAAGCCAAACCCAAGGACGGCGACGCGAACCTCGTGATCCCGAGACTGCCCGAAGAGCAGTCAGACATTTGA
- a CDS encoding GatB/YqeY domain-containing protein, with protein sequence MSLTERLTNDMKQAMKDKDKVRLSVIRMIRTAMKNLEINEQRELSDEDVINVMNRELKQRRDSLQAFEAGGRQDLVEEATAEIQVLMDYLPQQLTEDEIRAIVQETIAATGAASKADMGKLMGALMPKVKGRADGKLVNQVVTQELQ encoded by the coding sequence ATGAGTTTAACCGAACGTCTTACCAATGACATGAAGCAGGCGATGAAGGACAAGGACAAAGTTCGCTTGTCGGTTATTCGCATGATTCGTACCGCGATGAAGAATCTGGAGATTAACGAACAACGTGAACTCTCCGATGAGGACGTCATCAACGTGATGAATCGTGAGCTGAAACAACGCCGCGATTCCCTCCAAGCTTTCGAAGCTGGCGGCCGCCAAGACCTGGTGGAGGAAGCCACTGCCGAGATTCAAGTCCTCATGGACTATCTCCCGCAGCAACTGACTGAAGATGAGATCCGCGCCATCGTGCAGGAAACCATCGCAGCAACGGGTGCCGCGAGCAAAGCAGACATGGGGAAACTCATGGGGGCTCTCATGCCGAAGGTCAAGGGCCGTGCGGATGGCAAGCTCGTGAACCAAGTGGTTACACAAGAGCTTCAATAG
- the dnaJ gene encoding molecular chaperone DnaJ, which translates to MSKRDYYDVLGVGKESSPEEIKKAYRKLARQYHPDVNKDDPNAGDKFKEVTEAYENLSDSEKRARYDRFGHQDPNQFGGGGGGAGGFGDFGDIFDMFFGGGGGGRGQRNGPQRGQDLQYQMQVEFKEAAFGTEKTIEIPRWEECDTCDGSGAKPGTNVSTCPTCNGSGQQEQIVNTPLGRMVNRTTCRTCGGSGKKIEQKCGSCQGEGKVRRRRQIKVKVPAGVDTGNRIRISGAGEAGTKGGPAGDLFVVLVVRDHDFFEREGEDVFCEVPLTFVQAALGDEIEVPTIDGKAKLRIPEGTQSGQIFRLRGQGIPVLNRNNVRGDQHVRVVVITPTSLTDKQKELLRELASTMGEETHEQQRTLFDKLKDLLR; encoded by the coding sequence GTGAGCAAACGAGATTATTATGACGTCCTCGGGGTTGGCAAGGAATCCTCCCCCGAGGAGATCAAAAAGGCGTACCGCAAACTAGCGCGCCAATATCATCCGGACGTCAACAAAGACGATCCGAACGCCGGTGACAAGTTCAAGGAAGTCACCGAAGCCTACGAGAACTTGTCCGATTCCGAAAAACGCGCCCGCTACGACCGTTTCGGTCACCAAGACCCGAACCAGTTCGGCGGCGGTGGCGGCGGCGCTGGAGGATTCGGCGACTTCGGAGACATTTTTGACATGTTCTTCGGCGGTGGAGGCGGCGGTCGTGGGCAGCGCAACGGCCCGCAAAGAGGTCAAGACCTCCAATACCAGATGCAAGTGGAATTCAAGGAAGCTGCGTTCGGTACGGAAAAAACCATCGAGATCCCGCGCTGGGAGGAATGCGACACCTGCGACGGCTCCGGAGCGAAACCGGGCACCAACGTCTCGACGTGCCCGACTTGTAACGGCAGCGGGCAGCAAGAGCAGATCGTCAACACCCCGCTCGGTCGCATGGTCAACCGCACCACTTGCCGCACCTGCGGCGGCTCGGGCAAGAAGATCGAGCAAAAGTGCGGCTCCTGCCAAGGCGAAGGCAAAGTACGCCGCCGTCGTCAGATCAAAGTCAAAGTTCCGGCCGGCGTAGACACGGGCAACCGCATTCGCATCTCCGGCGCAGGCGAAGCGGGCACCAAGGGCGGCCCGGCGGGCGACTTGTTCGTCGTGCTCGTCGTACGCGATCACGATTTCTTCGAACGCGAGGGCGAGGATGTGTTCTGCGAAGTGCCGCTGACGTTCGTGCAAGCGGCGCTCGGCGACGAGATCGAAGTGCCGACCATCGACGGCAAAGCAAAATTACGTATTCCGGAAGGTACCCAGTCCGGGCAAATCTTCCGACTTCGCGGTCAGGGCATCCCGGTGCTCAACCGCAACAATGTACGTGGCGACCAGCATGTGCGCGTCGTCGTCATCACCCCGACGTCGCTGACCGACAAGCAGAAGGAACTGCTTCGCGAGTTGGCCTCGACGATGGGCGAAGAGACGCACGAGCAACAACGCACGCTGTTCGACAAACTCAAAGACCTGCTCCGCTAG
- a CDS encoding 16S rRNA (uracil(1498)-N(3))-methyltransferase yields the protein MQRYFVQPDAIADGRIAITGDDVKHIVRVMRMEAGEEVIVCDGLGHAFRVELTDLGDTTVTGRVVEELVHSPESRVKITLAQGLPKGDKMELIVQKGTEVGINRFVPVDMARCVVQYDAKKEQKRRDRWQKIAKEAAEQAHRNLVPSIAEPMSFKQVMNSLDGFDLVVVPYEGEKARSLREVLADAPDAQHICVLIGPEGGIADSEVETALSRGALPVTLGPRILRTETAGLVAATCIYYHYGEMGG from the coding sequence GTGCAACGTTATTTCGTACAGCCGGACGCAATCGCCGACGGCCGCATTGCGATCACGGGGGACGATGTGAAGCACATCGTCCGCGTCATGCGCATGGAAGCGGGAGAGGAAGTCATCGTTTGCGACGGTCTCGGCCACGCGTTTCGCGTGGAACTCACCGACCTTGGGGACACCACGGTCACGGGCCGTGTCGTGGAAGAGTTGGTCCACTCCCCGGAATCGCGTGTAAAAATTACCTTGGCGCAGGGCCTGCCCAAAGGTGATAAAATGGAGTTGATTGTCCAAAAGGGAACAGAGGTCGGCATCAACCGCTTCGTCCCCGTGGACATGGCGCGCTGCGTCGTCCAATACGACGCCAAAAAGGAACAGAAACGCCGCGACCGCTGGCAGAAAATCGCCAAAGAAGCGGCTGAACAAGCGCACCGCAACTTGGTTCCGTCCATTGCAGAACCGATGAGCTTCAAACAAGTGATGAACTCTCTTGACGGATTCGACCTCGTAGTCGTACCCTACGAAGGAGAAAAAGCAAGAAGCTTGCGCGAAGTGTTGGCAGACGCTCCCGACGCCCAGCACATCTGTGTGCTGATCGGACCGGAGGGCGGCATCGCCGATTCGGAAGTTGAAACGGCCCTGAGCCGGGGAGCACTCCCCGTGACGCTTGGGCCTCGCATATTGCGCACGGAAACGGCCGGACTGGTGGCCGCGACTTGCATTTACTATCACTATGGTGAGATGGGAGGTTGA
- the prmA gene encoding 50S ribosomal protein L11 methyltransferase, whose protein sequence is MQWAEVQVLTTSDAVEAVSAILERYGANGVVLEDSNDLTRTWEDRYGEIYGLNPADFPESGVRVKAYVALEIWQDEMTGQIQAEIQGLRELGIEPGTAKVEVRIADEEEWANEWKKYYHPVQVTERLTIKPTWEEYTPREGEVLIELDPGMAFGTGTHPTTNLCIRVLDKIIQPGDTLVDVGCGTGILSIACAKLGAGSVLALDLDPVAVQVAQENVELNGVSDKITVRANDLLKGVDEKFDIVVANILAEIILLMVSSAREVLKPDGTFITSGIIKEKADIVRTELEAQGFRIVDKFTEDDWVAFVAKLA, encoded by the coding sequence ATGCAGTGGGCGGAAGTGCAAGTGCTGACCACCTCCGATGCAGTGGAGGCGGTATCCGCGATCTTGGAACGTTACGGGGCCAACGGCGTCGTGCTGGAAGACAGCAACGACTTGACCCGCACGTGGGAAGACCGCTATGGCGAGATCTACGGGCTGAACCCGGCCGATTTCCCGGAATCGGGCGTGCGTGTGAAGGCGTATGTGGCGCTGGAAATCTGGCAAGACGAGATGACCGGACAGATTCAAGCAGAAATTCAAGGCCTGCGTGAGCTCGGAATCGAACCGGGCACCGCAAAAGTCGAAGTTCGGATTGCCGATGAGGAAGAATGGGCGAACGAGTGGAAAAAATACTACCACCCCGTCCAAGTGACCGAACGCCTGACGATCAAGCCGACGTGGGAAGAATACACCCCGCGAGAGGGCGAAGTGCTGATCGAACTCGATCCCGGCATGGCGTTTGGCACCGGCACGCATCCGACGACCAACCTGTGCATTCGCGTGTTGGACAAGATCATCCAACCGGGCGATACGCTGGTCGATGTCGGTTGCGGCACGGGCATTCTCTCCATCGCGTGTGCCAAACTCGGCGCCGGCAGCGTCCTTGCACTCGACCTCGATCCGGTCGCGGTGCAAGTCGCGCAGGAGAACGTCGAACTCAACGGCGTTTCCGACAAAATCACCGTCCGCGCCAACGACTTGCTCAAAGGCGTAGACGAGAAATTCGACATCGTCGTCGCGAACATCCTCGCCGAGATCATCTTGCTCATGGTCAGCTCTGCGCGCGAAGTGCTCAAACCGGACGGCACGTTCATCACATCCGGCATTATTAAGGAAAAAGCCGACATCGTCCGCACCGAGTTGGAAGCTCAAGGCTTCCGCATCGTGGACAAATTCACCGAAGACGACTGGGTCGCCTTCGTCGCCAAACTGGCATAA
- the deoC gene encoding deoxyribose-phosphate aldolase translates to MDQAASIIDHTLLKPEATPEQIDQLCAEAAQYKFAAVCINPIYVARCAKALADTEVKVCTVIGFPLGATTAEVKAFEAKNAVANGAHEVDMVISNGLMRAGDYKAVYEEIKTVVDAVKDQALTKVIIETSLLTDEQKAIASLLSVAAGADFVKTSTGFSTGGATPADVALMRAVVGPNTGVKASGGVRSLADAQGVMEAGCNRIGCSAGVAIVQGQVSQENY, encoded by the coding sequence GTGGACCAAGCCGCTTCGATTATCGATCATACTTTGCTCAAACCGGAAGCCACTCCGGAGCAGATTGATCAACTCTGCGCCGAAGCCGCTCAATACAAGTTCGCCGCTGTCTGCATCAACCCGATCTACGTCGCCCGCTGTGCCAAGGCACTCGCCGACACAGAAGTCAAAGTCTGCACCGTCATCGGCTTCCCGCTCGGAGCGACGACCGCAGAAGTCAAAGCGTTCGAAGCGAAAAACGCCGTCGCCAACGGCGCTCACGAAGTGGACATGGTCATCTCCAACGGCCTGATGCGCGCAGGAGACTACAAAGCCGTTTACGAAGAGATCAAAACGGTCGTCGACGCGGTCAAAGACCAAGCCCTCACCAAAGTCATCATCGAAACCTCCTTGCTCACCGACGAGCAAAAAGCGATCGCGTCTCTGCTCTCCGTCGCCGCAGGAGCCGACTTCGTCAAAACGTCCACCGGCTTCTCGACAGGCGGGGCCACTCCGGCAGACGTCGCCCTCATGCGTGCCGTCGTCGGCCCGAACACGGGGGTCAAAGCATCCGGCGGCGTTCGCTCGCTCGCAGATGCACAAGGCGTCATGGAAGCAGGCTGCAACCGCATCGGCTGCTCCGCCGGCGTTGCCATCGTTCAAGGCCAAGTCTCTCAAGAGAACTACTAA
- a CDS encoding class I SAM-dependent rRNA methyltransferase, protein MANIILKKTRKKRLEAGNPWVFNNEIERLEGVAAPGDIVDVQDHRGAFLARGYYNPKSQISVRVMTYTPGEEIDQAFFTRKVQECYDYRRRFVDSDSFRLIYGEADYLPGLVVDKFGDVLVLQILSLGIEVRKDLILQALKDVLNPKAIYERSDVGVRELEGLEQRTGLLHGELGGDVIIEENGLKMVVDVVGGQKTGYFFDQRENRAAIRDLVKQTTEGEPGASVLECFSHTGSFTVHAAAFGATNITTLDISEHAIDTAIRNVELNGFEDKADFEFVVADAFEQLREWEREKRQWDVVILDPPAFAKSRHAVPGAVRGYKEINLRGMKLVKERGFLVTASCSYHMHSDLFMETIAEAALDAKKVLRLVEYRTAGKDHPKLHGMDENNYLKFAIFEVRSRR, encoded by the coding sequence ATGGCAAACATCATCTTGAAAAAAACGCGCAAAAAGCGTCTCGAAGCGGGCAATCCGTGGGTATTCAACAACGAAATCGAGCGTCTCGAAGGCGTTGCGGCGCCCGGCGACATCGTCGATGTCCAAGACCATCGCGGTGCTTTTCTTGCGCGCGGCTATTACAACCCGAAATCCCAGATTTCCGTTCGCGTCATGACCTATACGCCGGGCGAAGAGATCGACCAGGCGTTTTTCACCCGCAAAGTGCAGGAGTGCTATGACTACCGCCGCCGTTTCGTCGATTCGGACTCGTTCCGTTTGATCTACGGGGAAGCGGACTACTTGCCCGGCCTCGTGGTGGACAAGTTCGGCGACGTGCTGGTCCTGCAAATTCTCTCGCTTGGCATCGAAGTCCGCAAAGACCTCATCTTGCAAGCGCTCAAGGACGTTCTCAATCCGAAAGCGATCTACGAGCGCAGCGACGTCGGCGTCCGTGAACTGGAAGGCTTGGAACAACGCACCGGCCTCTTGCACGGCGAACTCGGCGGCGATGTGATCATTGAAGAAAACGGTCTGAAAATGGTCGTCGACGTCGTCGGCGGGCAGAAAACCGGATATTTCTTCGACCAACGGGAAAACAGAGCGGCGATCCGCGACCTCGTCAAACAAACGACCGAGGGCGAACCGGGTGCTTCCGTGCTGGAATGCTTCTCGCATACGGGGTCGTTCACCGTCCACGCCGCCGCGTTTGGCGCGACGAACATCACGACGCTCGACATCTCGGAGCACGCGATTGACACGGCGATTCGCAATGTCGAGCTGAACGGCTTCGAAGACAAAGCCGATTTTGAATTCGTCGTCGCCGATGCGTTTGAACAACTGCGCGAATGGGAGCGGGAGAAGCGTCAGTGGGACGTCGTCATCCTCGACCCGCCCGCTTTTGCAAAAAGCCGTCACGCCGTTCCGGGTGCCGTCCGCGGGTACAAGGAAATCAACCTGCGCGGCATGAAATTGGTGAAGGAGCGCGGCTTCCTCGTCACCGCGTCCTGCTCGTACCACATGCATTCGGACCTGTTCATGGAAACGATTGCCGAAGCGGCGCTCGATGCGAAAAAAGTGTTGCGACTCGTGGAATACAGAACGGCCGGCAAGGACCATCCTAAATTACACGGGATGGATGAAAACAACTATCTCAAATTCGCGATCTTTGAAGTTCGAAGCCGTCGCTAA
- the mtaB gene encoding tRNA (N(6)-L-threonylcarbamoyladenosine(37)-C(2))-methylthiotransferase MtaB: MSTVAFHTLGCKVNSYDTEAIWHLFHDKGWAQVDFEDIADCYVINTCTVTNTGDKKSRQMIRRAIRRNPDATIVVTGCYAQVAPDEILEIPGVDLVIGTQGREKILEYVERAQEEKSPFKVVSSVRKQREFEELDVPSFNDRTRASLKIQEGCNNFCTFCIIPYSRGFIRSRDPQNVIRQAKKLVEAGYYEIVLTGIHTGGYGDDLENYNLADLLRDLEEKVPDLRRIRISSIEASELDDKMIDVMTKSTKIVRHLHIPLQAGSNRVLDRMNRKYTIEEFAEAVKKVRGALGDVAITSDVIVGFPGETVEDFEGTYNFIKDQEFADLHVFPYSRRNFTPAAKYKDQLTEREKEARVTRLIQLANTLQVKYSTRFLGDVLEVIPEERDENGQLIGYTDNYIKVVFDGDDELLGEVCAVRLDAAGPEVSQGTFVERLTFTEKVIAPIEEGQFAGAMELEML; this comes from the coding sequence ATGAGCACCGTTGCTTTTCACACATTGGGTTGCAAAGTCAACTCGTATGACACCGAAGCGATCTGGCACTTGTTCCATGACAAAGGCTGGGCGCAAGTGGACTTCGAAGACATCGCCGATTGCTATGTCATCAACACCTGCACCGTCACCAACACCGGGGACAAAAAATCGCGCCAGATGATTCGCCGCGCGATTCGCCGCAACCCGGATGCAACCATCGTTGTAACCGGTTGTTACGCACAGGTTGCACCGGATGAAATTTTGGAGATTCCGGGCGTCGACCTCGTCATCGGGACGCAAGGTCGGGAGAAAATTCTGGAATACGTAGAGCGCGCGCAAGAAGAGAAGAGCCCGTTCAAAGTGGTCTCTTCCGTCCGCAAGCAGCGCGAGTTCGAAGAATTGGACGTGCCTTCCTTCAACGACCGCACCCGCGCCTCGCTGAAGATTCAGGAAGGTTGCAACAACTTCTGCACGTTCTGTATTATCCCGTACTCCCGCGGCTTCATTCGCAGCCGCGATCCGCAGAACGTCATCCGCCAAGCGAAGAAACTGGTGGAAGCGGGCTACTACGAGATCGTCCTGACCGGGATTCACACCGGGGGCTACGGCGACGATCTGGAGAACTACAACCTCGCAGACCTGCTGCGCGATCTGGAAGAAAAAGTGCCGGACCTGCGCCGCATCCGCATCTCGTCCATCGAAGCGTCGGAGCTCGATGACAAGATGATCGACGTCATGACGAAGTCCACCAAGATCGTCCGCCACCTGCACATCCCGTTGCAAGCGGGTTCGAACCGCGTGTTGGACCGCATGAACCGCAAGTACACCATCGAAGAGTTCGCCGAAGCGGTGAAAAAAGTCCGCGGCGCCTTGGGCGACGTCGCCATCACATCGGACGTCATCGTCGGCTTCCCGGGCGAGACGGTCGAGGACTTTGAAGGAACGTACAACTTCATCAAAGACCAAGAGTTTGCCGACCTGCACGTCTTCCCGTACTCCCGCCGCAACTTTACGCCGGCCGCGAAGTACAAGGACCAGTTGACCGAGCGTGAGAAGGAAGCGCGTGTCACCCGACTGATTCAGTTGGCGAACACCCTCCAAGTGAAGTACTCGACCCGTTTCTTGGGAGACGTGTTGGAAGTCATTCCGGAAGAGCGCGACGAGAACGGCCAACTGATCGGGTATACCGACAACTACATCAAAGTCGTGTTCGACGGCGATGACGAACTGCTCGGTGAAGTCTGTGCAGTCCGTCTCGACGCAGCCGGTCCTGAAGTGTCGCAAGGCACGTTCGTGGAGCGATTGACCTTCACCGAGAAAGTCATCGCCCCGATTGAGGAAGGCCAGTTCGCAGGTGCGATGGAATTGGAAATGCTGTAA
- a CDS encoding Na/Pi cotransporter family protein, with product MLWKSTLLLILGLGGFLAGMWIMRTGMEKMAVDRLPEIIKRFVKTPTRGLLTGTVLTALIHSSAGVTIISIGLVSAGAMTFADSLGVILGSNIGTTVTTQVLSFGIQQLFLPFLIVGAILSIFLRGTYKYIGLAVLGFGAIFLALELIERALEPLSAMPWFRDILAYSSNHPLLGVLAGTVLTAMITSSTATTMLTIVLASQGLVDLPGAIAIIIGNNIGTTVTSIIAAVGTPLNAKRVALAHIILNVLGGAAFLPFIGGFAELCRWFGGDIGVQVATSHLLFNLISSLAVWPFTKWFAKLVCWMMPEKKT from the coding sequence ATGCTGTGGAAATCCACGCTTTTGCTCATATTGGGCTTGGGCGGGTTTCTCGCCGGGATGTGGATCATGCGAACCGGCATGGAAAAAATGGCGGTGGACCGCCTGCCGGAGATTATCAAACGCTTTGTCAAAACGCCCACGAGAGGCTTGCTGACGGGGACGGTCTTGACGGCGTTGATTCATTCGAGCGCGGGAGTGACGATCATCTCCATCGGGTTGGTCAGCGCCGGAGCGATGACGTTCGCCGACTCGCTCGGGGTCATTCTCGGATCTAACATCGGGACGACGGTAACGACACAAGTGTTGTCGTTCGGAATTCAGCAGTTGTTCCTCCCGTTTCTCATCGTCGGCGCGATTCTTTCGATTTTCTTGCGGGGGACGTACAAGTACATCGGTCTCGCCGTGCTCGGCTTTGGCGCGATCTTCCTCGCGTTGGAGTTGATCGAGCGCGCCTTGGAGCCGCTGTCCGCCATGCCGTGGTTCCGAGACATCCTCGCGTACTCTTCGAACCATCCGTTGCTCGGCGTTCTCGCCGGGACCGTGTTGACGGCGATGATTACTTCGAGCACAGCGACGACGATGCTGACGATTGTACTGGCTTCGCAAGGTTTGGTGGACTTGCCCGGTGCAATTGCGATCATTATCGGCAACAACATCGGAACGACCGTTACGTCGATCATCGCGGCGGTCGGAACTCCGCTCAATGCCAAGCGGGTGGCACTGGCGCACATCATTTTGAATGTGCTAGGCGGTGCTGCGTTCCTGCCGTTCATCGGCGGGTTTGCCGAACTGTGCCGCTGGTTTGGCGGAGACATCGGCGTTCAAGTTGCGACTTCTCATCTGCTGTTCAACTTGATTTCGTCGCTTGCGGTCTGGCCGTTTACGAAGTGGTTTGCCAAGTTGGTCTGCTGGATGATGCCGGAGAAAAAAACGTAG